The window ACGACTTCCTCGAAGGCGTGCTGCTGATGGAGCTGGTGGCTGACGAATACGGCGATGCGGCACCGCGTCTGAACGATGTGGTACTGGAGCCGGATCAGGCCCGTGAGTATCACGCGTTCCTGATCTCCCAGATTGTGTTGATGCTGTGTACCGGTCTGGTGCACGGTGACCTGTCGGAGTTCAACGTGCTGCTTACGCCGACGGGCCCGGTGATCATCGATCTGCCGCAGGCGGTGGACGCCGCTGGCAACAATCACGCCTTCAGCATGCTGGAGCGGGATGTGGGCAACATGGCGTCCTACTTCGGCCGGTTTGCCCCGGAGCTCAAGCGCACCCGGTACGCCAAGGAAATGTGGGCGTTGTATGAGGCTGGCACCTTGCACCCGGCCAGCGTGCTGACCGGCGAGTTCGATGAGCCGGAAGAACTGGCGGATGTCGGCGGGATCATGCGTGAAATCGAGGCTGCCCGTCTGGACGAGGAACGCCGCCAGGCCGTCCGCGCCGCTGACGACGCTCCACCCGGCAAAACCGAAGAACCGCCTCCGCCCTGGATGCAGTGAGCGCTTGACCAGAAACCCGGCCCAGGCCGGGTTTTTTGTGGCTGCCCAAAAAATCCCACACTGTTTTTTGTGAGGCCCTCAACACCTGCGTCCGCCACCAACTCCCTGTGGGAGCGAGCCTGCTCGCGATAGCGGTGGATCAGCTTGCATGGATGCAGGATATGCCGGCGTCATCGCGAGCAGGCTCGCTCCCACATTGGTTCTCGGGGGTATATGGATCCTGCGTTCGGAACCAATCCCCTGTGGGAGCGAACCTGCTCGCGATAGCGGTGGATCAGCTTGCATGGATGCAGGATATGCCGGCGTCATCGCGAGCAGGCTCGCTCCCACATTGGTTCTCGGGGGTATATGGATCCTGCGTCCTGCACAAATCCCCTGTGGGAGCGAGCYTGCTCGCGATAGCGGTGKATCAGCTTGCATGGATGYAGGATRTGCCGGCGTCATCGCGAGCAGGCTCGCTCCCACATTGGTTCTCGGGGGTATATGGATCCTGCGTCCTGCACAAATCCCCTGTGGGAGCGAGCCTGCTCGCGATAGCGGTGTATCAGCCTGCATGGATGTAGGATGTGCCGACGTCATCGCGAGCAGGCTCACTCTCACCTTCGCTCAAGCATGCACTGTCTTCTCGCAACACCCCGACGCCAGTTCCTTGAGAATCGGGCAGTCCGGGCGGTGGTCGCCGTGGCAGTGTTCCACCAGGTCCTGGAGGGTGTCGCGCAGTTCGGCCAGTTCGCGGATTTTCTGGTTCAGTTCGTCGATGTGTTGCCGGGCCAAGGCCTTGACGTCGGCGCTGGCACGTTGGCGGTCCTGCCAGAGGGTCAGCAATTTGCCGACCTCTTCCAATGAAAACCCAAGGTCCCGGGAGCGCTTGATAAAGGCCAGGGTGTGCAGGTCATCGGCACCGTAGATCCGGTAGCCGCTGTCGGTGCGATGAGCCGCCTTGAGCAGGCCAATGGATTCGTAGTACCGGATCATCTTCGCACTCAGGCCGCTCTGGCGGGCCGCTTGGCCGATGTTCATCGCTTGTCCTCCAGGTGTTTGGGTGTCCAGAGTTTCAACAGTAACGCGTTGCTCACCACGCTGACGCTCGACAAGGCCATGGCCGCGCCGGCCAGCACCGGGTTGAGGAAGCCGAATGCCGCCAGGGGAATACCGATCAAGTTGTAGACGAA is drawn from Pseudomonas rhizophila and contains these coding sequences:
- the cueR gene encoding Cu(I)-responsive transcriptional regulator, translated to MNIGQAARQSGLSAKMIRYYESIGLLKAAHRTDSGYRIYGADDLHTLAFIKRSRDLGFSLEEVGKLLTLWQDRQRASADVKALARQHIDELNQKIRELAELRDTLQDLVEHCHGDHRPDCPILKELASGCCEKTVHA
- a CDS encoding PA4780 family RIO1-like protein kinase, with protein sequence MKTPKRIEPLIEDGLVDEVLRPLMSGKEAAVYVVRCGNELRCAKVYKEANKRSFRQAAEYQEGRKVRNSRQARAMAKGSKFGRKETEDAWQNAEVAALFRLAGAGVRVPKPYDFLEGVLLMELVADEYGDAAPRLNDVVLEPDQAREYHAFLISQIVLMLCTGLVHGDLSEFNVLLTPTGPVIIDLPQAVDAAGNNHAFSMLERDVGNMASYFGRFAPELKRTRYAKEMWALYEAGTLHPASVLTGEFDEPEELADVGGIMREIEAARLDEERRQAVRAADDAPPGKTEEPPPPWMQ